The Streptomyces camelliae genome window below encodes:
- a CDS encoding MFS transporter, which produces MSLTQSRPGTLSSAVPEPRWTPRLWAVLAVLCLVLFLDGLDVSMVGVALPSIGHDLGMATGSLQWIINGYVLGYGGLMLLGGRTADLLGRRRVFLAALAVFAAASLLGGLVDSGSLLIATRFVKGVAAAFTAPAGLSILTTTFPEGPQRNRALSVFSLFGALGYSSGLILGGLLTGFGWRWTFLMPVPLALLALVVGLILIPREGRAETGGQDPAGAVTLTAGMLLAVYAVVTAPQTGWTSAATLAAFGVAALLLLAFVLIERRVRHPLVRFGILRKATTVRANLSIVALMGSYLSFQFMMTLFLQDGLGWSPLRMAFALLPVGLIVAVGSPLTGRLVNRFGTAPLIITSMTSLTLGYVWFLATAGSSPDYLTAMLPSLLLLGGGFAFGYSAIMAQATEGIDDSEQGLASGLVQTSGQVGAALVLAVLTAVIAQAGDSGGDFTAYRPGLNLVTGVAAIGLLLNLVPALRLRRR; this is translated from the coding sequence ATGTCCCTGACCCAGTCCCGCCCCGGGACGCTCTCCTCGGCCGTCCCCGAACCGCGCTGGACCCCCCGCCTCTGGGCCGTCCTCGCCGTGCTGTGCCTCGTGTTGTTCCTCGACGGCCTCGACGTCTCCATGGTCGGCGTCGCCCTGCCCTCCATCGGCCACGACCTCGGCATGGCCACCGGCTCACTGCAGTGGATCATCAACGGCTACGTCCTCGGCTACGGCGGCCTGATGCTGCTCGGCGGCCGCACCGCCGACCTGCTCGGACGCCGGCGGGTGTTCCTCGCCGCGCTGGCCGTCTTCGCCGCCGCCTCGCTGCTCGGCGGGCTGGTCGACAGCGGCTCGCTGCTGATCGCCACCCGCTTCGTCAAGGGCGTGGCCGCCGCCTTCACCGCCCCCGCCGGCCTGTCGATCCTCACCACGACGTTCCCGGAGGGCCCGCAGCGCAACCGGGCGCTGTCGGTCTTCAGCCTCTTCGGCGCCCTGGGCTACTCCTCGGGCCTGATCCTGGGCGGTCTGCTCACCGGGTTCGGCTGGCGTTGGACCTTCCTCATGCCGGTCCCGCTCGCCCTGCTCGCGCTGGTCGTCGGCCTGATCCTGATCCCGCGCGAGGGCCGCGCCGAGACCGGCGGCCAGGACCCGGCCGGCGCGGTTACCCTCACCGCGGGCATGCTGCTCGCCGTCTACGCCGTGGTCACCGCCCCACAGACGGGCTGGACCTCCGCGGCGACACTCGCCGCCTTCGGCGTCGCCGCCTTGCTGCTGCTCGCCTTCGTCCTGATCGAGCGGCGGGTCCGGCACCCGTTGGTCCGCTTCGGCATCCTGCGCAAGGCCACCACGGTCCGGGCCAACCTCAGCATCGTCGCGCTGATGGGCTCCTACCTCAGCTTCCAGTTCATGATGACGCTCTTCCTCCAGGACGGGCTCGGCTGGTCGCCCCTGCGCATGGCCTTCGCGCTGCTGCCGGTCGGCCTGATCGTCGCCGTCGGCTCGCCCCTCACCGGACGGCTCGTCAACCGCTTCGGCACCGCACCGCTCATCATCACCTCGATGACCTCGCTGACCCTCGGCTACGTCTGGTTCCTGGCCACGGCCGGCTCCTCACCCGACTACCTCACCGCCATGCTCCCGTCCCTGCTGCTCCTCGGCGGCGGCTTCGCATTCGGCTACAGCGCCATCATGGCCCAGGCCACCGAAGGCATCGACGACTCCGAACAGGGCCTCGCCTCCGGCCTGGTGCAGACCTCCGGCCAGGTCGGCGCCGCCCTCGTTCTCGCCGTACTCACCGCAGTGATCGCCCAAGCCGGCGACAGCGGCGGCGACTTCACCGCCTACCGGCCCGGCCTGAACCTGGTCACCGGCGTAGCCGCGATCGGGTTGCTCCTGAACCTGGTCCCCGCGCTGCGTCTGCGGCGGCGCTGA
- a CDS encoding helix-turn-helix transcriptional regulator: MNRDPHRHDLGEFLKARRAELDPAAVGLPDGGPRRVAGLRREEVAVLAAISTDYYVRLEQGRIQPSPSVLESLARVLRLDEDQRAYLYELAAKDEFRPPRRQPRLKAQPQLQRMLDDMAHTPAFVIGPRTEIVAWNAMGAALITDFGKIPEKQRYYIRLLITDPAMRELYADWEGVTRLAIAQMRMHNANNPGDTQLATLVGELSVRDEQFRQWWGAHHVAVRDTGTKHLRHPVVGDLHLDWNAVTWAADPDLAIIVWTAETGTPTHDSLRMLASWAADPSHSTSDSSA; this comes from the coding sequence ATGAACCGCGATCCTCACCGCCACGATCTGGGGGAATTCCTCAAGGCGCGCCGTGCCGAGCTCGACCCGGCCGCCGTCGGCCTGCCCGACGGCGGCCCGCGGCGCGTCGCGGGTCTGCGCCGTGAGGAGGTCGCCGTACTGGCGGCCATCAGCACCGACTACTACGTCCGCCTCGAACAGGGCCGTATCCAGCCGTCGCCGTCGGTGCTGGAGTCCCTGGCCCGGGTGCTGCGCCTGGACGAGGATCAGCGCGCCTACCTGTACGAGCTCGCGGCCAAGGACGAATTCCGCCCGCCCCGCCGGCAGCCGCGCCTCAAGGCGCAGCCGCAGTTGCAGCGCATGCTCGACGACATGGCGCACACCCCCGCGTTCGTGATCGGTCCGCGCACCGAGATCGTCGCCTGGAACGCCATGGGCGCCGCCCTGATCACCGACTTCGGCAAGATCCCGGAGAAGCAGCGGTACTACATCAGGCTGCTCATCACGGACCCCGCGATGCGCGAGCTGTACGCGGACTGGGAGGGCGTCACCCGGCTGGCGATCGCCCAGATGCGGATGCACAACGCCAACAACCCCGGGGATACGCAGCTCGCCACCCTGGTGGGCGAGCTCTCGGTCCGGGACGAGCAGTTCCGCCAGTGGTGGGGCGCCCACCACGTCGCCGTCCGGGACACCGGGACCAAGCACCTGCGCCACCCCGTCGTCGGCGACCTGCACCTCGACTGGAACGCCGTCACCTGGGCCGCCGATCCCGACCTGGCGATCATCGTCTGGACCGCCGAAACCGGCACCCCGACCCACGACAGCCTGCGCATGCTGGCCTCCTGGGCGGCGGACCCGAGCCACTCGACCAGCGACAGCTCCGCCTGA
- a CDS encoding MoaF-related domain-containing protein has product MDSNATLPSVGQTWLADLGPDTPLGHFTVEITFDSATQVSFEVTGGAIKGRKQTMEYTTTQLRDGLFVVRWTEPDAGDHVTHIEDYTEGTCMASSVIGGEFVQLHGKWTRVR; this is encoded by the coding sequence ATGGACAGCAACGCGACTCTCCCCAGCGTGGGCCAGACCTGGCTGGCGGACCTCGGCCCGGACACCCCGCTCGGCCACTTCACGGTGGAGATCACCTTCGACTCGGCGACCCAGGTCAGCTTCGAGGTGACCGGTGGCGCCATCAAGGGCCGTAAGCAGACGATGGAGTACACCACCACCCAGCTCCGCGACGGCCTGTTCGTCGTCCGCTGGACCGAGCCCGACGCGGGTGACCACGTCACTCACATCGAGGACTACACCGAGGGCACCTGCATGGCCAGCTCGGTCATCGGTGGCGAGTTCGTCCAGCTCCACGGGAAGTGGACCCGCGTCCGCTGA
- a CDS encoding type 1 glutamine amidotransferase domain-containing protein: protein MAKILFLITAATHWTLADGFEQPAGFWAEEAIGPYGVFKEAGYEIAAATPGGVPPTPDALSLTPDFNGGEEGAERMKTALREATELANPVRIEDVNIDDYDAVFVPGGWGPMEDLSDDPAAGKLLSDWLASGKLVTLVCHGPAALLSTVDADGKSPFSGYRLTGLSNSEEIQNGLADRAKWLLEDRLVSDVGADYHKGEENFAPHLEVDRNLITGQNPASAVPLAQEVVKTLG from the coding sequence ATGGCGAAGATCCTCTTCCTCATCACCGCCGCCACCCACTGGACCCTGGCCGACGGCTTCGAGCAGCCGGCCGGCTTCTGGGCCGAGGAGGCCATCGGCCCGTACGGCGTCTTCAAGGAGGCCGGCTACGAGATCGCCGCGGCCACCCCGGGCGGCGTGCCGCCGACCCCCGACGCACTCAGCCTCACCCCGGACTTCAACGGTGGCGAGGAGGGCGCCGAGCGGATGAAGACCGCCCTGCGCGAGGCCACCGAACTGGCGAACCCCGTCCGTATCGAGGACGTGAACATCGACGACTACGACGCCGTGTTCGTCCCCGGTGGCTGGGGCCCGATGGAGGACCTGTCCGACGACCCCGCGGCCGGCAAGCTGCTGAGCGACTGGCTCGCCTCCGGCAAGCTTGTGACGCTGGTGTGCCACGGCCCGGCCGCGCTGCTGTCCACCGTGGACGCCGACGGCAAGTCCCCGTTCTCCGGCTACCGCCTGACCGGTCTGTCGAACTCCGAGGAGATCCAGAACGGCCTCGCGGACCGGGCGAAGTGGCTGCTTGAGGACCGTCTCGTCTCGGACGTCGGCGCGGACTACCACAAGGGTGAGGAGAACTTCGCCCCCCACCTTGAAGTGGACCGAAACCTCATCACCGGCCAGAACCCCGCCTCGGCCGTCCCGCTGGCCCAGGAAGTCGTCAAGACCCTCGGCTGA
- a CDS encoding nuclear transport factor 2 family protein — protein MSDSPNLALVRRLYDSGMAPDVVAEVIDPDIVWDITPGFPYGGVYKTWASAGADFFGRLAPRFTSFGAVAEEFYDAGEHVFVRDHYHAVSKSGEESDARFIHLWTVGDGKLTHLVQAADSHVVQQALIG, from the coding sequence ATGTCCGACTCCCCGAACCTCGCTCTCGTCCGCCGTCTCTACGACTCCGGCATGGCCCCGGACGTCGTCGCCGAGGTCATCGACCCCGACATCGTCTGGGACATCACCCCCGGCTTCCCCTACGGCGGCGTCTACAAGACCTGGGCCAGCGCCGGCGCCGACTTCTTCGGCCGGCTCGCGCCGCGCTTCACCTCCTTCGGCGCGGTGGCCGAGGAGTTCTACGACGCCGGTGAGCACGTCTTCGTCCGCGACCACTACCACGCCGTGTCCAAGTCCGGCGAGGAGTCGGACGCCCGCTTCATCCACCTGTGGACGGTCGGCGACGGCAAGCTCACCCACCTCGTACAGGCCGCCGACAGCCACGTCGTCCAGCAGGCCCTGATCGGCTGA
- a CDS encoding flavodoxin family protein encodes MSSTLRPTVAVAFHSGYGHTAVIAEAVARGAAEAGAEVISIPVDTITDEQWAQLDAADAIIFGAPTYMGTASAAFHTFAEASSKRWYTQTWADKIAAGFTNSGAKSGDKSSTLGYFFTMAAQHGMHWVSLGVQPGWASTEGSEDDINRLGYFVGAGAQTPTDAGPEAVHKSDIATAEGLGARVAQQTAFFRAGRAALAA; translated from the coding sequence ATGTCCTCCACTCTCCGCCCCACGGTCGCCGTGGCTTTCCATTCCGGCTACGGCCACACCGCCGTCATAGCCGAGGCCGTGGCGCGCGGTGCCGCGGAAGCCGGTGCCGAGGTGATCTCCATTCCCGTGGACACGATCACCGACGAGCAGTGGGCGCAGCTGGACGCCGCCGACGCGATCATCTTCGGTGCCCCCACCTACATGGGCACCGCCTCCGCCGCCTTCCACACCTTCGCCGAGGCCAGCAGCAAGCGGTGGTACACCCAGACCTGGGCCGACAAGATCGCCGCCGGCTTCACCAACTCCGGTGCCAAGAGCGGCGACAAGTCCTCCACCCTCGGCTACTTCTTCACCATGGCCGCCCAGCACGGCATGCACTGGGTCAGCCTGGGTGTGCAGCCGGGCTGGGCCTCCACCGAGGGCAGCGAGGACGACATCAACCGTCTGGGCTACTTCGTCGGCGCCGGCGCCCAGACCCCGACCGATGCTGGTCCGGAGGCCGTCCACAAGTCGGACATCGCCACCGCCGAGGGCCTCGGCGCCCGCGTCGCGCAGCAGACCGCCTTCTTCCGCGCCGGCCGCGCCGCTCTCGCCGCCTGA
- a CDS encoding helix-turn-helix domain-containing protein has product MNSSAHRKELGQFLKARRAELSPRTVGLPETDRRRRVAGLRRDEVAMLAAISTNYYTRLEQGRLTPSTSVLSELVRVLHLSDAQRDQLFELAGREAGRARRRAPQKAHPRLRTVLNELSVAPGVILGRHLDILAWNPMAAALFGTDFAKVSQQQRNYVRQLFTDPAMRTLYADWEDSARNAVAVLRQQAAACPDDRRLADLVGELSVLDDQFCQWWGGRPVVPRTGGTKVFNHPVAGELSLAWDALTCVADPDQQLIIWSAEPESRTYEGLRFLSSWAANPAMNS; this is encoded by the coding sequence ATGAACAGCAGTGCGCACCGTAAGGAGCTGGGCCAATTCCTGAAGGCCCGCCGGGCCGAGCTCAGCCCCCGCACGGTCGGTCTGCCCGAAACCGACCGGCGCCGGCGCGTGGCCGGCCTGCGCCGGGACGAGGTGGCCATGCTGGCCGCCATCAGCACCAATTACTACACCCGCCTGGAGCAGGGTCGCCTGACCCCCTCGACGTCCGTGCTGTCCGAGCTCGTCCGGGTCCTGCACCTGAGTGACGCCCAGCGGGATCAGCTGTTCGAGCTGGCCGGAAGGGAGGCCGGTCGGGCGCGACGGCGGGCCCCGCAGAAGGCGCACCCCCGGCTGCGTACCGTGCTGAACGAGCTCAGCGTGGCCCCCGGGGTGATCCTGGGCCGGCACCTGGACATCCTGGCGTGGAACCCGATGGCCGCTGCCCTGTTCGGCACCGATTTCGCGAAGGTCTCCCAGCAGCAGCGCAACTACGTCCGGCAGCTCTTCACCGACCCGGCCATGAGAACGCTGTACGCCGACTGGGAGGACTCCGCCCGCAACGCCGTGGCCGTGCTGCGGCAGCAGGCCGCGGCCTGTCCCGACGACCGGAGACTGGCCGACCTCGTTGGCGAGCTGTCAGTGCTGGACGATCAGTTCTGCCAGTGGTGGGGAGGCCGCCCCGTGGTGCCCCGGACCGGCGGCACCAAGGTGTTCAACCACCCGGTCGCCGGTGAACTCTCCCTCGCTTGGGACGCCCTCACCTGCGTGGCCGACCCCGATCAGCAGCTGATCATCTGGAGCGCCGAACCCGAATCACGTACGTACGAGGGCCTGCGCTTCCTTTCCTCCTGGGCGGCGAACCCCGCCATGAATTCGTAA
- a CDS encoding zinc-dependent alcohol dehydrogenase family protein produces MRATVIHAPGDIRVEDAPEPKIVNPTDAIIRTVATCVCGSDLWPYRGLEPVGDPHPMGHEYVGIVEEVGSEVSNVKPGQFVVGSFATSDNTCANCRKGWQSSCLNREFMSTCQAEYVRIPNAHGTLVATDAHPSDELVPSLLAVSDVMGTGWYAALAAEVKPGSTAVVVGDGAVGLCGVIAAKELGAERIIAMSRHESRQKLALEFGATDIVSERGEEGIARIKELTGGIGADSVLECVGTAQSMSQALHSARPGGNVGFVGVPHEVAVDGQELFFSQVGLRGGPAPVRRYLPDLIDRVLSGHINPGKVFDLTLPLEQVAEGYKAMDERRAIKTLLTP; encoded by the coding sequence ATGCGCGCAACCGTGATCCACGCCCCCGGTGACATCCGGGTGGAGGACGCCCCCGAGCCCAAGATCGTCAACCCGACCGACGCGATCATACGCACCGTCGCCACCTGTGTCTGCGGCTCGGACCTGTGGCCGTACCGCGGCCTGGAGCCGGTCGGCGACCCGCACCCGATGGGTCACGAGTACGTCGGCATCGTCGAGGAAGTCGGCAGCGAGGTCTCCAACGTCAAGCCCGGCCAGTTCGTGGTCGGCTCCTTCGCCACCTCCGACAACACCTGTGCCAACTGCCGGAAGGGCTGGCAGTCCTCCTGCCTGAACCGCGAGTTCATGAGCACCTGCCAGGCCGAGTACGTGCGCATCCCCAACGCCCACGGCACCCTCGTGGCCACCGACGCGCACCCGTCCGACGAGTTGGTGCCGAGCCTGCTGGCCGTGTCCGACGTGATGGGCACCGGCTGGTACGCGGCCCTCGCCGCCGAGGTCAAGCCCGGCTCGACGGCCGTCGTGGTCGGTGACGGAGCCGTCGGCCTGTGCGGTGTCATCGCCGCGAAGGAACTCGGCGCGGAGCGGATCATCGCCATGTCCCGGCACGAGTCGCGGCAGAAGCTCGCCCTGGAGTTCGGCGCCACCGACATCGTCAGCGAACGCGGCGAGGAGGGCATCGCCCGCATCAAGGAACTGACCGGCGGCATCGGCGCCGACTCCGTCCTGGAGTGCGTCGGCACCGCCCAGTCCATGAGCCAGGCCCTGCACTCCGCCCGCCCCGGCGGCAACGTCGGCTTCGTCGGCGTCCCCCACGAGGTGGCCGTCGACGGCCAGGAACTGTTCTTCTCCCAGGTCGGCCTGCGCGGCGGCCCGGCCCCGGTGCGCCGTTACCTGCCCGACCTGATCGACCGCGTGCTGTCCGGCCACATCAACCCGGGCAAAGTCTTCGACCTCACCCTGCCCCTGGAGCAGGTCGCCGAGGGCTACAAGGCGATGGACGAACGCCGCGCCATCAAGACCCTCCTCACGCCCTGA
- a CDS encoding DUF2255 family protein, translated as MTAWTNDELTRIESAEELRMTPSRSDGTPRTPVPIWVVRDGDDLYVRSFRGSAGAWYRAARASHEGRIRSGGVDKDVTLVEVTDPGVNDRIDTAYRTKYGRYGASYIDPMVASRDTTLKLVPR; from the coding sequence ATGACGGCCTGGACGAACGACGAACTGACCCGGATCGAGTCCGCCGAGGAACTTCGGATGACCCCCTCGCGCAGCGACGGAACGCCGCGCACACCCGTGCCGATCTGGGTCGTCCGCGACGGCGACGACCTCTACGTCCGCTCCTTCCGCGGCAGCGCCGGCGCCTGGTACCGGGCGGCACGGGCCAGCCACGAGGGCCGTATCCGCTCCGGCGGCGTCGACAAGGACGTCACCCTCGTCGAGGTCACCGACCCCGGCGTCAACGACCGTATCGACACCGCCTACCGCACCAAGTACGGCCGCTACGGCGCGAGTTACATCGATCCCATGGTGGCCTCGCGGGACACGACCCTGAAGCTCGTACCGCGCTGA
- a CDS encoding Na+/H+ antiporter, whose product MLGLELVVVLGVAVLVGNVAGQRLGIAPPVVLLLTGVLLGFIPAVREAQLPPEVVLLLFLPVLLYWESLTTSLREIRTNLRGILQLSTVLVILTAWAVAATGHALGLPWGPAWVLGAAMAPTDATAVGVLARALPRRQVTILRAESLVNDGTALVVYGLAIGITVGEEHLSVPHVGGLFLLAYGGGALVGVVVAWVNMNLRRRLTDPLLGNLVMILAPFTAYLLAELVEASGVLAVVVSGLIMSQVAPRIIQAEHRTQALAFWPLATFIINGALFVLVGVELQYAVRDLGRADLRDALIAVGAICVVLVAVRFAFLYASTYLVRALDRRPQQRTLRVGHRTRVVNGLAGFRGAVSLAMVLSVPQTLDSGEPFPDRSFIVFVTSGVILVTLVVQGLLLPVAVRWAQLPPDTSVDEEHDLAETTAIEEAIKAMPQLAADLRSDPKIAEWLRQEYEAHLASVRARSVGAHDDPAVLQHQDYLELRLALIAHKRATVVRLRDERRIDDTVLRRLQAALDSEEVRLSGGAAVE is encoded by the coding sequence GTGCTCGGTCTCGAACTCGTCGTGGTCCTGGGCGTGGCCGTGCTGGTGGGCAACGTCGCGGGACAGCGCCTCGGCATCGCCCCGCCCGTCGTCCTGCTCTTGACGGGTGTGCTGCTGGGATTCATCCCGGCAGTGCGGGAGGCGCAACTGCCACCGGAGGTAGTGCTGTTGCTCTTCCTTCCGGTGCTGCTGTACTGGGAGAGCCTGACCACCTCCCTGCGGGAGATCCGCACCAACCTGCGCGGCATCCTGCAGCTGAGCACCGTACTCGTCATCCTCACCGCCTGGGCCGTCGCCGCAACCGGGCACGCCCTCGGGCTGCCGTGGGGGCCGGCCTGGGTGCTCGGCGCGGCCATGGCACCCACCGACGCGACCGCGGTCGGCGTCCTCGCCCGCGCCCTGCCACGCCGTCAGGTCACCATCCTGCGCGCGGAGAGCCTGGTCAACGACGGTACGGCCCTGGTCGTCTACGGTCTCGCCATCGGCATCACGGTCGGCGAGGAACACTTGAGCGTCCCGCACGTCGGAGGGCTGTTCCTGCTCGCCTACGGCGGCGGGGCCCTGGTCGGGGTGGTGGTCGCGTGGGTCAACATGAACCTGCGACGCCGCCTGACCGATCCGCTGCTGGGCAACCTGGTCATGATCCTGGCGCCCTTCACCGCGTATCTACTGGCCGAACTGGTCGAGGCTTCCGGTGTTCTCGCGGTGGTCGTCAGCGGGCTGATCATGTCCCAGGTCGCCCCGCGCATCATCCAGGCCGAACACCGCACGCAGGCACTGGCGTTCTGGCCGCTGGCCACCTTCATCATCAACGGTGCGCTGTTCGTCCTGGTGGGGGTGGAACTGCAGTACGCGGTCCGCGACCTGGGCCGCGCCGATCTCCGGGACGCGCTGATCGCGGTGGGTGCCATCTGCGTGGTGCTCGTCGCCGTGCGCTTCGCGTTCCTGTACGCCTCCACCTACCTGGTCCGCGCCCTCGACCGCCGCCCCCAGCAACGCACGCTCCGAGTCGGTCACCGCACCCGTGTCGTCAACGGGCTGGCCGGCTTCCGAGGCGCGGTCTCGCTCGCCATGGTGCTCTCGGTGCCGCAGACCCTCGACTCCGGCGAGCCGTTCCCCGACCGCAGCTTCATCGTCTTCGTCACCTCCGGCGTCATCCTCGTCACCCTGGTCGTGCAGGGACTTCTGCTGCCGGTGGCAGTGCGCTGGGCGCAGCTGCCACCCGACACCTCGGTCGACGAGGAACACGACCTCGCCGAGACCACCGCCATCGAAGAGGCGATCAAGGCAATGCCCCAGCTCGCCGCCGACCTGCGGAGCGATCCGAAGATCGCCGAGTGGCTTCGGCAGGAGTACGAGGCCCACCTGGCGTCCGTCCGGGCGAGGAGTGTGGGCGCCCATGACGACCCCGCGGTGCTTCAGCACCAGGACTACCTCGAACTGCGCCTCGCCCTCATCGCGCACAAACGCGCCACCGTCGTCCGGCTCCGCGACGAGCGCCGGATCGACGACACCGTACTGCGCCGTCTGCAGGCCGCCCTCGACAGCGAAGAGGTGCGCCTGTCGGGAGGCGCGGCGGTCGAATGA
- a CDS encoding NADP-dependent oxidoreductase yields MKAIGLTEFGGPEVLRVLDLPVPQAGPGEIRIRVHAATVNPVDTLVRRGIAFISDAEPPYVPGMDAAGVIEQIGEGTDTDLTVGDHVMAVAVVSGTHGAYAEHLVVPAESVVRVPTGVSAVEAATLPMNGLTARMALDMLHLPAGATVAVTGAAGAVGGYAVQLAKADGFRVIADAAPKDERLVRELGADVVLLRGAGFPELVRKEIPDGVDGLVDTGGIAALAIRAVRDGGRVATSVGGVQIPVERGIETRNTFVPQYAREHAKLDRLRELAEKGSLTPRVARTLPAEQAPEAHRLLEAGGIRGRVVLTF; encoded by the coding sequence ATGAAGGCCATAGGACTGACTGAATTCGGCGGGCCCGAGGTACTGCGGGTCCTGGACCTTCCGGTCCCCCAGGCCGGGCCGGGCGAGATACGGATCCGCGTACACGCGGCGACGGTCAACCCCGTCGACACGCTGGTGCGCCGAGGAATCGCCTTCATCTCCGACGCCGAACCGCCCTACGTCCCCGGGATGGACGCGGCCGGCGTCATCGAGCAGATCGGCGAGGGAACCGACACCGATCTCACCGTCGGCGACCATGTCATGGCCGTCGCGGTCGTGTCAGGAACGCACGGGGCCTACGCCGAGCACCTCGTCGTGCCTGCCGAGTCGGTGGTCCGAGTGCCGACGGGCGTGAGCGCCGTCGAGGCCGCCACGCTCCCGATGAACGGGCTGACCGCACGCATGGCTTTGGACATGCTGCACCTTCCGGCGGGCGCCACCGTGGCGGTCACGGGAGCGGCCGGCGCTGTCGGCGGCTACGCCGTCCAGCTGGCCAAGGCAGACGGGTTCCGGGTGATCGCCGACGCGGCACCGAAGGACGAACGGCTGGTGAGGGAGCTCGGCGCCGACGTGGTCCTGCTGCGAGGTGCCGGTTTCCCGGAGCTGGTGCGCAAGGAGATACCCGACGGTGTCGACGGACTCGTCGACACCGGGGGCATCGCCGCCCTCGCCATCCGCGCGGTACGCGACGGAGGCCGAGTGGCGACGTCGGTCGGCGGCGTCCAGATCCCCGTTGAACGCGGCATAGAAACCCGGAACACCTTCGTGCCGCAGTACGCACGCGAACACGCCAAGCTCGACCGCCTGCGCGAACTGGCGGAGAAGGGCAGCCTCACCCCTCGGGTCGCGCGGACTCTGCCTGCCGAGCAGGCCCCCGAAGCGCACCGACTGCTGGAGGCAGGCGGCATCCGAGGGCGAGTGGTGCTCACGTTCTGA
- a CDS encoding type II toxin-antitoxin system VapC family toxin gives MSGALVLDSEGLAKAVQRDREVHEWLTAARDADLPVVTSAAVLVEVIHPKINEAALKWTLSRLRVKPVTQAIAQSAATLLRTAGLHGHKYAIDAMLCATALTHPGRITILTSDVEDVAMLTKDHARVATEKV, from the coding sequence GTGAGCGGCGCCCTCGTCCTGGACAGCGAGGGCCTGGCCAAGGCCGTGCAACGCGACCGCGAGGTCCACGAGTGGCTCACCGCCGCCCGCGACGCCGACCTCCCCGTCGTCACCTCCGCCGCCGTGCTCGTCGAGGTGATCCACCCGAAGATCAACGAAGCCGCGCTGAAATGGACTCTGTCCCGGCTGCGGGTCAAGCCGGTCACCCAGGCCATCGCCCAGTCCGCTGCCACCCTGCTACGCACGGCCGGGCTGCACGGCCACAAGTACGCCATCGACGCCATGCTCTGCGCCACAGCCCTCACTCACCCTGGCCGCATTACGATCTTGACCTCGGACGTCGAGGACGTCGCCATGCTCACCAAAGATCATGCCCGGGTCGCCACCGAGAAGGTCTGA
- a CDS encoding vWA domain-containing protein — MSDPIGGEVPQQKADVVADAINRLLTELSVKCAKEEGVRDYFHVAVVGYGATVGSAFAGSLAGRDIVPLSEVADNPARVDERSKKVPDGAGGLVETVVNFPLWMDPVAHGGTPMNRALQYAESLVAAWTERYPASFPPIVINLTDGESTDGDPTTAAEAITAHATADGAALLFNLHVSAAGGTPTAFPDTADGLPDSYAQTLFAMSSPLPSHMRSYAASQGQRVSETTRGFVYNADITTVVQFLDIGTRATELR; from the coding sequence ATGAGCGATCCCATCGGTGGAGAGGTTCCCCAGCAGAAGGCTGATGTCGTTGCCGACGCCATCAACCGACTCCTCACTGAACTCTCGGTCAAGTGCGCAAAGGAAGAAGGCGTACGCGACTACTTCCACGTCGCGGTCGTCGGTTACGGCGCCACCGTCGGCTCGGCGTTCGCGGGTTCGCTCGCCGGCCGGGACATCGTCCCTCTCAGTGAGGTGGCGGACAATCCGGCCCGCGTCGACGAGCGAAGCAAGAAGGTGCCTGACGGTGCCGGCGGCCTGGTGGAGACCGTGGTCAACTTCCCGCTGTGGATGGACCCGGTCGCCCACGGCGGGACCCCGATGAACCGCGCGCTTCAGTACGCTGAGAGCCTCGTCGCGGCGTGGACCGAGCGCTACCCGGCCAGCTTCCCGCCCATCGTCATCAACCTCACGGACGGCGAGTCGACCGACGGCGACCCCACCACGGCCGCCGAGGCCATCACCGCGCACGCTACGGCCGACGGAGCGGCGCTGCTGTTCAATCTGCATGTGTCTGCCGCAGGCGGAACCCCCACCGCTTTCCCCGACACGGCCGACGGCCTCCCGGACAGCTACGCCCAGACACTGTTCGCCATGTCGAGTCCGCTGCCCAGCCACATGCGTTCGTACGCCGCCTCGCAGGGGCAGCGGGTCAGCGAGACCACCCGTGGCTTCGTATACAACGCGGACATCACCACGGTCGTGCAGTTCCTCGACATCGGCACCCGAGCCACCGAACTGCGGTGA